The following are encoded together in the Panthera leo isolate Ple1 chromosome B4, P.leo_Ple1_pat1.1, whole genome shotgun sequence genome:
- the RASD2 gene encoding GTP-binding protein Rhes — protein MMKTLSSGNCTLSVPAKNSYRMVVLGASRVGKSSIVSRFLNGRFDDQYTPTIEDFHRKVYNIRGDMYQLDILDTSGNHPFPAMRRLSILTGDVFILVFSLDNRESFDEVKRLQKQILEVKSCLKNKTKEAGELPMVICGNKNDHGELCRQVPATEAELLVSGDENCAYFEVSAKKNTNVDEMFYVLFSMAKLPHEMSPALHRKISVQYGDAFHPRPFCMRRVKDVDAYGMVSPFARRPSVNSDLKYIKAKVLREGQARERDKCTIQKR, from the exons ATGATGAAGACCCTGTCCAGCGGGAACTGCACGCTCAGCGTGCCCGCCAAGAACTCGTACCGCATGGTGGTGCTGGGCGCCTCGCGGGTGGGCAAAAGCTCCATTGTCTCCCGCTTCCTCAACGGCCGCTTCGACGACCAGTATACGCCCACCATCGAGGACTTCCACCGGAAGGTCTACAACATCCGGGGCGACATGTACCAGCTGGACATCCTGGACACGTCCGGCAACCACCCCTTCCCTGCCATGCGCAGGCTGTCGATCCTCACAG GGGATGTCTTCATCTTGGTGTTCAGCCTGGATAACCGGGAGTCCTTCGACGAGGTCAAGCGCCTCCAGAAGCAGATCCTGGAGGTCAAGTCCTGCCTGAAGAACAAGACCAAGGAGGCGGGGGAGCTGCCCATGGTCATCTGCGGCAACAAGAACGACCATGGCGAGCTGTGCCGCCAGGTGCCCGCCACCGAGGCCGAGCTGCTGGTGTCGGGGGACGAGAACTGCGCCTACTTCGAGGTGTCGGCCAAGAAGAACACCAACGTGGACGAGATGTTCTACGTGCTCTTCAGCATGGCCAAGCTGCCCCACGAGATGAGCCCCGCCCTGCACCGCAAGATCTCCGTGCAGTACGGCGACGCCTTCCACCCCCGGCCCTTCTGCATGCGCCGCGTCAAGGACGTGGACGCCTACGGCATGGTCTCGCCCTTTGCCCGCCGCCCCAGCGTCAACAGTGACCTCAAGTACATCAAGGCCAAGGTCCTTCGGGAGGGCCAGGCCCGTGAGAGGGACAAATGCACCATCCA GAAACGCTGA